A DNA window from Sulfitobacter sp. BSw21498 contains the following coding sequences:
- a CDS encoding ThiF family adenylyltransferase encodes MTRYDRQTILPEVGTTGQQALAAARVVVVGAGGLAAPVLPLLAGAGVGHITLIDGDHVTLSNLHRQTLFTEADIGTAKVIVVARAMTARNSSCTVVCHAVPLAPDNVATLTQDATLVLDCADSFATSYVLSDHCLQAGLPLISASALGFGGYVGGFCGGAPSLRAVFPDLPDRAASCDTAGVMGPVVAMVGAAQAQMAQACILGLSPSPLGQLVSFDLASYRFGGFRFDTAPEPDHGFSFIAPSQIRTSDWVVDLRGQGEAPTAATPTALRITLPDFTRDTPRPSHQTRAVIACRSGLRAWQAATHLATYWNGPVSLLAMGDPSPLKGQTNENM; translated from the coding sequence ATGACCCGTTACGACCGGCAGACGATCCTGCCAGAGGTGGGCACGACAGGCCAGCAGGCGCTGGCGGCTGCGCGTGTGGTCGTGGTTGGCGCAGGTGGGCTGGCCGCGCCGGTGCTGCCGCTGCTTGCGGGTGCCGGTGTGGGGCATATTACCTTGATCGATGGCGATCATGTGACGCTGTCAAACCTGCACCGACAGACACTGTTCACCGAGGCCGATATCGGCACCGCCAAAGTCATCGTCGTCGCCCGCGCCATGACCGCGCGCAACAGCAGCTGTACGGTTGTGTGCCATGCTGTTCCCCTTGCGCCGGACAATGTCGCGACGCTCACCCAAGATGCCACGTTGGTGTTGGATTGCGCCGACAGTTTTGCGACCAGTTATGTGCTCTCAGATCACTGCCTTCAGGCGGGTCTGCCCCTGATCAGCGCCTCGGCGTTGGGGTTCGGGGGCTATGTCGGCGGGTTCTGTGGCGGTGCGCCGTCGCTGCGGGCGGTGTTTCCCGACCTACCCGACCGCGCTGCCAGCTGCGACACGGCAGGGGTCATGGGGCCGGTCGTTGCCATGGTCGGCGCGGCGCAGGCGCAGATGGCCCAAGCGTGTATTCTGGGATTGTCGCCGTCGCCGTTGGGACAATTGGTCAGCTTTGACCTCGCGTCCTACCGCTTTGGCGGCTTTCGCTTCGACACCGCGCCAGAACCCGATCACGGCTTTAGCTTTATCGCGCCGTCCCAAATCCGCACGAGCGATTGGGTCGTGGACCTGCGCGGCCAAGGCGAAGCCCCAACAGCCGCAACCCCGACTGCGCTGCGCATCACCCTGCCCGATTTTACCCGAGATACCCCCCGCCCCTCGCACCAGACCCGCGCGGTGATCGCTTGCCGGTCTGGTTTGCGCGCGTGGCAGGCTGCGACCCATCTGGCCACCTACTGGAACGGCCCCGTTTCCCTGCTCGCCATGGGCGACCCATCCCCTTTGAAAGGACAAACCAATGAAAATATGTAA
- a CDS encoding thiamine phosphate synthase, producing the protein MSLDRFYPIFDSAAWLDRLVPLGIKLVQLRIKDTPAPMLRREIRQAKAICAAHDCTLVINDHWQIALEEGCDFIHLGQEDLDTADLSAIRDAGARLGVSTHDKVELARALDLRPEYIALGPIYPTILKKMKWHEQGLDRLRDWRDLVEQTPLVAIGGMSVARAAGAFDAGADSVAAVTDITLHANPEGRIADWLRATR; encoded by the coding sequence ATGAGCCTCGACCGTTTCTATCCAATTTTCGACAGTGCGGCATGGCTGGACCGACTGGTGCCGCTGGGGATCAAGCTGGTGCAGCTTCGGATAAAGGACACACCCGCCCCCATGCTACGCCGTGAAATCCGGCAGGCCAAAGCGATCTGCGCGGCACATGACTGCACCTTGGTCATCAACGATCACTGGCAGATCGCGTTAGAGGAAGGCTGCGATTTTATCCATCTGGGTCAGGAGGATCTGGATACCGCAGACCTGTCTGCCATCCGCGACGCTGGTGCGCGTCTTGGGGTCAGTACCCACGACAAAGTAGAGCTGGCCCGTGCCCTCGACCTGCGCCCCGAATATATCGCTCTTGGTCCCATCTATCCGACGATCCTGAAAAAAATGAAGTGGCACGAACAGGGGCTGGACCGTCTGCGTGACTGGCGCGATCTGGTAGAGCAGACCCCGCTGGTGGCAATCGGCGGCATGTCCGTCGCCCGCGCAGCCGGAGCCTTTGACGCCGGTGCCGATAGCGTCGCGGCGGTGACTGACATCACCCTGCACGCCAACCCCGAAGGTCGCATCGCCGATTGGCTGAGGGCCACACGATGA
- a CDS encoding TRAP transporter permease produces the protein MSATHQQPAAEAAVDPASETTRLGGLFSFTSIAFVVLCTFGLGLGLAYVFGVPIGGRRLIEGQYYWVFIGTFLAAAYIALPAKQSHTSVPIYDIVAAAVGFGICMWFSMYAWEIVQAGWTNFYAGVVLWLLMLEIARRSGGVPFLLVVLILGLYPLVADYFPGLLMGIPYTFERMIEAHVFRTEGLMGITTKIVAEIVLGFLVFAGVLIATGAGQFFIDLANAGFGKYRGGPAKVSIVASAFFGSLSGSIFSNIAGTGSITIPTMKKVGYPAHYAGAIEACASTGGVVMPPVMGAIAFVMAITIGVDYATVMIAAILPSALFYFGLILQVDAYAARKGLVGMKPEHLPSAREVMKRGWPFLLVMIFLVWGLLYMRWEYYAPWYASALMIALSFLQRETMMTPARIFETLRQVGTLVTQTAAIILPIAFVVSALTITGVTGSMTSGLVALGGDNVYLVIALGVLACFIMGMAGLAIVAYIFLAVTLAPAIIEIGGLNTVAVHFFIVYYAMLSVITPPVGAAAFLAATIAGAKPMLTSFTAMRLGVVIYFVPLFFLFQPALVLQGDLTPLIYVLPSIIIGITLLSGGLEGYLLGVGMVRPWLRLPLGIAGFAFSFPGLLTTLIGGVASALIVAVIWRENRNGVVAVP, from the coding sequence ATGTCAGCGACTCATCAACAACCAGCGGCTGAAGCGGCTGTCGATCCCGCGTCAGAGACGACGCGCCTAGGGGGATTGTTTTCATTCACCAGCATTGCTTTTGTGGTGCTGTGTACCTTTGGCCTCGGGTTGGGGCTGGCCTATGTGTTTGGCGTGCCCATTGGCGGGCGGCGCCTGATCGAGGGGCAGTATTACTGGGTCTTTATCGGCACTTTCCTTGCCGCGGCCTATATTGCGCTGCCGGCAAAGCAATCGCACACAAGCGTGCCGATCTATGACATCGTGGCGGCCGCCGTGGGCTTTGGCATCTGCATGTGGTTCTCCATGTACGCATGGGAGATCGTTCAGGCGGGCTGGACAAACTTTTACGCCGGTGTGGTGTTGTGGCTGCTGATGCTCGAGATCGCGCGGCGGTCGGGAGGCGTGCCGTTCTTGTTGGTGGTCCTTATCCTTGGGCTTTACCCATTGGTCGCTGATTATTTCCCGGGGCTCCTTATGGGCATCCCCTATACGTTCGAACGCATGATCGAAGCGCATGTCTTTCGCACCGAAGGCCTGATGGGCATCACGACCAAGATCGTGGCCGAGATCGTGCTGGGCTTTCTGGTCTTTGCGGGCGTGTTGATTGCCACGGGAGCGGGGCAGTTCTTTATTGATCTCGCCAATGCGGGCTTTGGCAAATACCGCGGTGGTCCTGCGAAAGTGTCTATCGTGGCCAGCGCCTTTTTCGGGTCGCTGTCGGGGTCGATTTTTTCCAACATCGCGGGCACCGGGTCGATCACTATTCCAACCATGAAAAAGGTCGGCTACCCGGCCCACTACGCCGGCGCGATCGAGGCCTGCGCCTCGACTGGCGGTGTGGTGATGCCGCCGGTGATGGGGGCGATTGCCTTTGTCATGGCGATCACCATCGGGGTGGATTACGCGACCGTGATGATTGCTGCGATCCTGCCGTCGGCGCTGTTCTATTTCGGTCTGATCCTGCAGGTTGACGCCTATGCCGCGCGCAAAGGGCTGGTGGGGATGAAACCCGAACACCTGCCTTCTGCCCGCGAGGTGATGAAGCGTGGCTGGCCGTTCCTGCTGGTCATGATCTTTCTGGTCTGGGGTCTGCTGTATATGCGGTGGGAATACTATGCCCCGTGGTACGCCAGTGCCCTAATGATCGCGCTAAGCTTCCTGCAGCGTGAAACCATGATGACACCGGCGCGTATTTTTGAAACCCTGCGCCAAGTCGGCACGCTGGTCACGCAAACGGCGGCGATCATTCTGCCGATTGCCTTTGTTGTCAGCGCGTTGACGATCACGGGCGTCACGGGGTCGATGACATCGGGTCTGGTCGCCTTAGGCGGGGATAACGTCTATCTTGTGATCGCGCTTGGGGTTTTGGCCTGCTTTATCATGGGGATGGCGGGGCTGGCGATTGTGGCCTACATCTTCCTTGCGGTCACGCTTGCGCCTGCGATCATCGAAATCGGCGGGCTGAACACCGTCGCGGTGCACTTCTTTATCGTCTACTACGCGATGCTGTCGGTGATCACGCCTCCCGTTGGCGCTGCGGCGTTTCTTGCGGCGACCATTGCGGGGGCCAAGCCGATGCTGACGTCCTTTACCGCGATGCGGCTTGGGGTGGTGATCTACTTTGTCCCGCTGTTCTTCCTGTTCCAGCCTGCGCTGGTGTTGCAGGGGGACCTGACGCCGCTGATCTATGTGCTGCCGTCGATCATCATTGGCATCACGCTGCTGTCCGGCGGGCTAGAAGGCTATCTGCTGGGCGTCGGCATGGTGCGGCCTTGGCTGCGCCTGCCGCTGGGGATCGCGGGGTTTGCGTTCAGCTTTCCCGGCCTGTTGACGACGCTGATTGGCGGCGTCGCGTCGGCCCTGATCGTCGCGGTGATCTGGCGTGAAAACCGCAACGGCGTGGTTGCAGTGCCTTGA
- the thiD gene encoding bifunctional hydroxymethylpyrimidine kinase/phosphomethylpyrimidine kinase, giving the protein MTKKTPISLTIAGSDSGGGAGIQADIKAMSANGVYAASVITAVTAQNTRTVSAVHEIPAQIVSAQIDAVLSDLDVQSIKLGMLFSPQIIQAVAQALVGFKGAVVVDPVMIAKSGDALLQDQAVAALITDILPGADLLTPNLPEAARLLDQSEATTADQMVAQARCLLDMGPKAVLMKGGHGAGDICSDALVTAQGVAWLSAPRIDTRNTHGTGCSYAAAIAAQLAHGAPLAIAVQAAHSYLHEAIRAADRLSIGTGHGPVHHFHAIWP; this is encoded by the coding sequence GTGACCAAGAAGACCCCCATTTCCCTAACCATCGCCGGTTCGGACAGCGGCGGCGGCGCCGGCATTCAGGCGGATATCAAGGCGATGTCGGCCAATGGTGTTTATGCCGCCAGCGTGATCACCGCCGTCACCGCGCAAAACACCCGTACCGTCAGCGCCGTTCATGAAATCCCCGCCCAGATTGTGTCGGCCCAGATCGACGCCGTGCTGTCGGATCTGGATGTGCAGTCGATCAAACTGGGGATGCTTTTTTCGCCCCAGATCATTCAGGCGGTGGCACAGGCGCTAGTCGGTTTCAAAGGGGCCGTCGTGGTTGATCCGGTGATGATCGCCAAATCCGGTGATGCGCTGTTGCAGGACCAAGCCGTCGCAGCGCTGATTACTGATATCCTGCCAGGTGCCGATCTGCTGACCCCCAACCTGCCCGAAGCCGCCCGCCTGCTGGACCAGTCCGAAGCCACCACCGCCGACCAGATGGTAGCGCAGGCCCGATGTCTGCTTGATATGGGGCCTAAAGCAGTACTGATGAAAGGCGGACATGGCGCGGGCGACATCTGTAGCGACGCGCTTGTCACCGCGCAAGGTGTTGCATGGCTGTCTGCACCGCGCATCGACACGCGCAACACCCATGGGACGGGTTGCAGCTACGCCGCTGCCATCGCCGCACAGCTCGCGCATGGCGCCCCCTTGGCCATCGCGGTACAGGCGGCCCATAGCTATCTCCACGAGGCTATCCGCGCCGCCGACCGTCTTTCTATCGGTACCGGCCACGGCCCCGTGCACCATTTTCACGCGATCTGGCCATGA
- a CDS encoding TAXI family TRAP transporter solute-binding subunit: protein MKNMTRFAKAAVGSIAVSMALSGAAMAQDYEWPRLLVIATPGTSTGSFASTNGWGPTLQKETGTTVRIVPEDSEPMRYKRLTDREDVAIASVSASEMALQAEGVGGYASAKPMPQRIMWHHNDTPWGFVVAGDSDLQTLEDIGKGGVRVTSGVFSPAIVAAITKALPAFIGMTPEEAQEKIEFVPASSYSENCRSVVEGKSDVAYCSPISSVLSEMEGAPGSIRWLPMDPANKEGWDGYLSHRPMTIPSKISMGVSTAKGVDSMTSNFVYAVPVTADEDFVYNMAKWIDESHDNYKGSHALATRMSIEHFRNFLDANPIPVHEGTVKYLREIGQWTEEDDTWNTAAIEKMDAWIAARNAGMKEAMEQGVEMNFENQEYLDILAKHTDGLEPFRSRL, encoded by the coding sequence ATGAAAAATATGACACGTTTTGCCAAGGCCGCCGTCGGGTCTATCGCCGTATCCATGGCGCTTTCCGGTGCTGCTATGGCGCAAGACTATGAATGGCCGCGCCTGCTGGTGATCGCCACACCGGGCACGTCGACGGGCAGCTTTGCCTCGACCAACGGCTGGGGGCCCACGCTGCAAAAAGAAACCGGAACGACCGTTAGGATTGTACCCGAAGACAGCGAACCCATGCGCTACAAGCGTCTGACCGACCGCGAGGATGTCGCAATTGCCTCTGTCTCGGCGTCGGAAATGGCGTTGCAGGCGGAAGGGGTCGGCGGCTATGCCTCGGCCAAACCAATGCCGCAACGCATCATGTGGCACCATAACGATACGCCTTGGGGCTTTGTTGTGGCCGGGGATTCCGATCTGCAAACCCTTGAAGACATTGGCAAAGGCGGCGTGCGCGTCACATCCGGCGTGTTCTCGCCCGCGATTGTGGCCGCGATCACCAAAGCTTTGCCCGCGTTTATCGGCATGACGCCAGAAGAGGCGCAAGAAAAGATCGAGTTCGTTCCTGCCTCAAGCTACAGTGAAAACTGCCGCTCGGTCGTCGAAGGTAAATCTGACGTTGCCTATTGTTCGCCGATCTCCTCGGTCCTGTCCGAGATGGAAGGCGCGCCGGGCAGCATTCGCTGGCTGCCGATGGATCCTGCCAACAAAGAGGGCTGGGACGGCTATCTGAGCCACCGCCCCATGACCATCCCGTCGAAGATATCCATGGGCGTAAGCACCGCCAAAGGCGTTGATTCCATGACATCGAACTTTGTCTACGCCGTGCCGGTCACGGCAGACGAGGACTTCGTTTACAACATGGCGAAATGGATCGATGAATCCCACGACAACTACAAAGGATCGCATGCGTTGGCGACCCGTATGTCGATCGAGCATTTCCGCAACTTCCTGGATGCCAACCCGATCCCGGTGCATGAGGGCACGGTGAAATACCTGCGCGAAATCGGCCAGTGGACCGAAGAAGACGATACCTGGAACACCGCCGCCATCGAAAAGATGGACGCCTGGATCGCCGCGCGTAACGCCGGCATGAAAGAAGCGATGGAACAGGGCGTCGAGATGAATTTTGAGAACCAGGAATACCTCGACATTCTGGCCAAGCACACCGACGGCCTCGAGCCTTTCCGCTCGCGTCTGTAA
- the arsJ gene encoding organoarsenical effux MFS transporter ArsJ, with protein sequence MTRPAGFTAYIAVTAAYWAFMLTDGALRMLVLLHFHTLGFSPVQLAYLFVLYEIAGVVTNLSAGWIAARFGLTSTLYAGLSLQVIALLALTQLDPAWSVTASVVFVMLVQGLSGVAKDLAKMSSKSAVKLLAPTTGGGLFRWVALLTGSKNAVKGAGFLLGAGMLALLGFVPSALLMAAILFVILIGVIIGMPAGLPVGRKDAKFTEVLSKNRNINWLSAARLFLFGARDVWFVVGIPIYFYAVLSDGSVESKRDAFFMIGSFMAVWTILYGAVQGWAPRILRADRRTELETLTQARHWNLALVVVPALLAALVWITPAPSAALTLTIVGGLLVFGAIFAVNSALHSYLILSFTEAKRVTMDVGFYYMANAAGRLAGTLLSGFTYQIGGLALCLATAAVMLALSAFGTAQLRPTQTS encoded by the coding sequence GTGACACGCCCTGCCGGATTTACCGCTTATATTGCCGTCACAGCCGCCTATTGGGCGTTCATGCTGACCGACGGGGCGCTGCGGATGCTGGTGCTGCTGCATTTTCACACGCTGGGGTTCTCTCCGGTGCAGCTGGCCTATCTGTTCGTGTTGTACGAGATCGCAGGTGTCGTGACCAACCTGTCGGCGGGCTGGATCGCGGCGCGCTTTGGACTGACCTCGACACTTTATGCGGGGCTGTCGTTGCAGGTTATCGCCCTGCTGGCGCTGACGCAGCTTGATCCGGCATGGAGCGTGACTGCCTCCGTCGTGTTTGTGATGCTGGTGCAGGGGCTGTCTGGCGTGGCCAAGGATCTGGCCAAGATGAGCTCTAAATCCGCGGTCAAGCTGTTGGCCCCTACAACGGGGGGCGGGTTGTTTCGCTGGGTCGCCCTGCTGACCGGATCGAAGAACGCGGTCAAGGGCGCGGGCTTCCTGCTGGGTGCGGGGATGCTGGCCTTGCTCGGGTTTGTCCCGTCGGCGTTGTTGATGGCCGCGATCCTGTTCGTGATCCTGATCGGCGTGATCATCGGTATGCCCGCGGGCCTGCCCGTGGGGCGCAAGGACGCCAAGTTCACCGAAGTGCTGTCGAAGAACCGCAATATCAACTGGCTCAGCGCCGCGCGGCTGTTTCTGTTCGGGGCGCGCGACGTGTGGTTTGTCGTGGGCATCCCGATCTATTTCTACGCGGTGCTGTCTGACGGCAGCGTCGAAAGCAAGCGCGACGCCTTCTTTATGATCGGCAGCTTTATGGCGGTGTGGACGATCTTATATGGTGCCGTGCAAGGCTGGGCCCCGCGTATCTTGAGAGCCGACCGCCGGACCGAGCTTGAGACACTAACCCAAGCCCGTCACTGGAACCTCGCGCTTGTGGTCGTGCCGGCCTTGTTGGCAGCGCTGGTCTGGATCACGCCTGCACCCTCCGCCGCGCTGACGCTGACGATTGTTGGCGGCTTGCTGGTGTTCGGGGCGATCTTTGCGGTGAATTCAGCCCTGCACTCCTATCTGATCCTCAGCTTCACAGAGGCCAAGCGGGTCACGATGGATGTGGGGTTCTACTATATGGCCAATGCGGCCGGACGTTTGGCGGGCACGCTGCTATCGGGGTTCACCTACCAGATTGGCGGGCTGGCGCTTTGTCTGGCAACAGCGGCTGTTATGTTGGCGCTTAGCGCCTTTGGGACGGCACAGCTGCGCCCGACCCAAACCTCATAA
- the thiS gene encoding sulfur carrier protein ThiS: protein MKLQLNGAPLDSDATTLAALLEAEGFGGAKVATAVNGSFVPATLRTTHPLNSGDSIEVLAPMQGG, encoded by the coding sequence ATGAAACTACAGCTTAACGGTGCCCCGCTCGACAGTGACGCGACCACTCTTGCCGCCTTGCTTGAGGCCGAAGGATTTGGCGGGGCCAAGGTCGCCACAGCCGTGAACGGCAGCTTTGTCCCAGCCACGCTGCGCACGACGCATCCCCTTAATTCAGGCGACAGCATCGAAGTGCTCGCCCCCATGCAGGGAGGTTGA
- a CDS encoding thiazole synthase: MRSFYGETLANGLMLGTAQYPSPKVLSDAFARSGAAVATVSLRRESGRDRAGQDFWELIRALDVHVLPNTAGCHSVKEAVTTAHMAREVFDTRWIKLEVIGEEDTLQPDVFGLVEAARILTEDGFQVFPYTTEDLVVADKLLRAGCEVLMPWGSPIGSGMGLNNVFGLRAMRAHFPDVPLVIDAGIGLPSHAAQAMELGFDAVLLNTAVAKAGDPAAMAEAFATAIRAGQLAADADPMPPRDMAAPSTPLIGKAFLE; this comes from the coding sequence ATGCGCAGTTTCTACGGCGAAACGCTTGCCAATGGTCTGATGCTGGGCACCGCGCAATACCCGTCGCCCAAAGTGCTGTCCGACGCCTTTGCTCGCAGCGGTGCAGCGGTGGCAACGGTATCCCTGCGCCGCGAAAGCGGGCGGGATCGCGCCGGTCAGGATTTCTGGGAGCTGATCCGCGCGCTTGATGTGCATGTGCTGCCCAACACCGCCGGCTGCCACAGCGTCAAGGAAGCCGTCACCACCGCCCATATGGCACGCGAGGTCTTTGATACCCGATGGATCAAGCTTGAAGTCATCGGCGAAGAAGACACGTTGCAACCGGATGTTTTTGGTTTGGTCGAGGCCGCGCGCATTCTGACCGAGGACGGGTTTCAGGTCTTTCCCTACACCACCGAAGACCTTGTGGTCGCGGACAAACTTTTGCGGGCGGGTTGCGAAGTGTTGATGCCCTGGGGCTCGCCCATCGGGTCGGGCATGGGGCTGAACAACGTCTTTGGGCTGCGTGCCATGCGCGCGCATTTCCCCGACGTGCCGCTGGTGATCGACGCGGGCATCGGCCTGCCTTCGCACGCGGCACAGGCGATGGAACTGGGGTTTGATGCGGTGCTGCTGAACACCGCTGTCGCCAAGGCAGGTGATCCCGCCGCCATGGCCGAAGCTTTTGCCACTGCGATCCGCGCCGGACAGCTTGCCGCCGACGCCGACCCGATGCCGCCCCGCGATATGGCCGCGCCCTCGACTCCGTTGATCGGAAAGGCGTTTCTGGAATGA
- a CDS encoding FAD-dependent oxidoreductase, producing the protein MTRITVIGAGVAGLCIARVLLDRGARVHLIDRASQPGPQGCSWWAGGMLAPYCEGESAEEPVVRLGQQAADWWAQHTTSLQRCGSLVVSPARDTSDLTRFARRTDSHKTLTATEIEALEPDLGDRFAKGLFFEDEAHLSPRTALAELWRGLVADGATFEQCEADPDARAKDGLVIDCRGYHARADMPALRGVKGEMALLSCPDVSINRPIRVLHPRVPIYLVPRGDGVYMLGATMVEGRAGCHASVRSVLELLSAAYALSPAFGEAEILEIGVDSRPAFPDNLPRIERQGNLIRANGLYRHGFLLAPALATTVADLILDAKTPEMFHETTA; encoded by the coding sequence ATGACCCGCATCACCGTCATCGGCGCAGGCGTGGCAGGGTTGTGCATCGCGCGCGTCTTGCTGGATCGCGGGGCCCGCGTGCATCTGATCGACCGTGCCAGCCAGCCCGGCCCGCAGGGGTGTTCGTGGTGGGCGGGTGGGATGCTCGCCCCCTATTGCGAAGGTGAAAGCGCCGAAGAACCCGTGGTGCGGCTCGGTCAACAAGCGGCGGACTGGTGGGCGCAGCATACGACGTCCCTCCAGCGCTGCGGCTCGCTTGTCGTCTCTCCAGCGCGGGACACAAGTGATCTGACGCGCTTTGCGCGACGCACGGATAGCCATAAAACTTTGACCGCCACAGAGATCGAAGCGCTTGAGCCCGATCTGGGCGATCGCTTTGCCAAGGGCCTGTTTTTCGAGGACGAAGCCCATCTGTCCCCCCGCACTGCGCTGGCAGAGCTGTGGCGCGGACTGGTCGCCGACGGGGCCACCTTCGAACAATGCGAAGCCGACCCGGATGCGCGCGCGAAAGACGGGTTGGTGATCGACTGCCGAGGCTACCATGCACGCGCCGATATGCCCGCGTTGCGTGGGGTGAAGGGTGAGATGGCGCTGCTGTCCTGCCCCGACGTCTCCATCAACCGCCCTATTCGCGTGCTGCACCCGCGTGTGCCAATTTACCTCGTGCCGCGGGGAGACGGTGTTTACATGCTGGGGGCCACGATGGTCGAAGGCCGCGCAGGCTGTCACGCCAGCGTCCGGTCTGTGCTGGAACTACTGAGCGCGGCCTACGCGCTGTCGCCCGCTTTTGGCGAGGCCGAGATCCTCGAGATCGGCGTCGACAGCCGCCCCGCCTTTCCCGACAACCTGCCGCGCATCGAACGGCAGGGCAATCTGATCCGCGCCAATGGCCTTTATCGCCACGGTTTTCTGCTGGCCCCCGCGCTGGCAACGACGGTGGCCGACCTGATCCTTGACGCCAAAACACCGGAGATGTTCCATGAAACTACAGCTTAA